The region TCTATCTTTTGTAGTTAAAATTGGTTTATCAATTTCAATTGTTTCAATAACTTTTCCATCCACAATTGCAACATACTCTTTATATACATTGTTATCTTTAAACTCTTTAATCGCTTTTTTCTGAAACTCTTCATTTTTTGCAAAAAGCATTACACCACTTGTTTCTTTATCAAGTCTATTTAACATAATATATTTAGGATATTTACGTGCAACTTCATCACTAGTCATAAAACATGGTTTATCTAAAGCTAAAATATCATCATCTTGAAAAATCATTTTTATATTAGCCATCTCTTTTACACTAAATTTAGTATCTGTAGGAATTTCACCCCTAGCTATCATCACTTTTTTACCTTGAGCTCTAACTAAACCTT is a window of Halarcobacter sp. DNA encoding:
- a CDS encoding RluA family pseudouridine synthase, whose product is MQYDKAYKVLAKQEGISNSKAKELIDKGLVRAQGKKVMIARGEIPTDTKFSVKEMANIKMIFQDDDILALDKPCFMTSDEVARKYPKYIMLNRLDKETSGVMLFAKNEEFQKKAIKEFKDNNVYKEYVAIVDGKVIETIEIDKPILTTKDRGMAKSKVDKKGKSAKSTIYPMLVEGNKSKVKVVIDTGRTHQIRVHLNYAGFPIIGDAIYGKPASNINRVLLHSKKTKIFDYSFEAPEPREFKVYDFN